GCCCGACGAGCTGTCGCGCGACGCGGCTGGATCACAAGTCGCCGAGGCGGGGTGCGGTCCGGGCCGtccgcgggagcggcggcggcgcccgaggCCTGGCAGGcacggggcggaggcggcgagcgATCAGAACCCGCGGCACGGTCGCCGGTCGCTGCGGGGAACGCCGGGGGTCGCCTCCGGGGCGAGGcgaggcggggcggggcggggcggcgtgggggCAGCGAGGCTTTTGGCTCTCGTTgggtggaaatgggaagaagaGCGGAGGCAGGGGTTGAGCCGGGCGCACAGTTAAATAGGCGTTTCGCCTGCGCCCGGGTTAAGAAGCCTGACGTCGCCGCGGCTCAGATGTCTCTGGAACCTCCGCATGGCGCACTGGGCTTCTTGTTTTGGCAGCTGCTGCGAGGGCCCAATCGCGAGCTGCGACGCTGCCGGCCCGTTTCCTTGCCCAAAAAGAGTTGCTTCCGTCAACACCGAGCAGAGAGGTGGGCCTTGGTCCCCCCGTCTTCTTTGACAAGGGAAGTGAAGTACTGGCAACGAAGGGTTTCAGGCCTCCTGTTTATCCTGAAATTTTCAGTAGTAGTTTTATTTTCACAAACGTGCGTAAGTACATATTTCATTAAAAAAAACAATACGATCAATACAAATCTTAATAGATAAAGACTAATAAAACGGATACAACCACCAAACATACAACCACCAAGCAAGTGATAGGTGACTCAACACCAACGAGAATAACAAAACTCATACGACCTGCAACCCTAGACACGACCACGCATCTAAATACAACGCCGCCAGGGAAAGGAAAGTTTCAGTAGTTTTGCCATCCAACGTTTGATGCTAGCCGAAGTAGATAACCTTCCTCTCAGAAAAACCAAAAAGAAAAGCAAACTCATGCAGTGACATTGCTGCACTCGAACAGTACAAGCCTGCAGCTGCGGCAAAAGTTTTCATAAGACGGTCCACAGGTTAAGCATGGTTAGCAAGATGCAGAAATGAAGGAAAGATAATTACATAGAACAGGGAGTCGCATTAACAAAAAGGGAACATATAACGCGCTGTCATGTGCTTAAGTTCTTCCTCATATCCACTTCTGAGCAGAAACTATGTCATGGGCACTTGGCTCCTTCAGTTTACAACCAAAATTCTCTGTATATCTGATTGCCCTAATGTGCAGCAAAAAACATTCCCAAAGGGTATCGATGCCGCCTGCCGATACATCTCAGTACCTTGCCATGCTCTGGTGTCTTACCTTCCTGCAGTGCCATGTACTATTCAGTTCTACTTCTACACTATTACTTATATCACAGCATCAGCTACTATGTTATCCTCTGAAGATTTAAGATGAACGTAGCGGTTAGATTGCTGGGACAGGACGATGGAACTTCATCTTGCAGATCGACGAACCAACCACTCTGCTTTGGTCAAACCGTAGTAGACTGCTTTGCATCCAGGCCACATGAGAAAATTCCAGCCAATGGGAGATCCACCGATGACATAAGACCCTCGCGGGAGTCCACCCTGCTGCTTTGTATGATCTGTTGTCTTACTTGGTTTGAGCCCCTTTTTCGTCTCCACCACTAACATATGTCCTGCAGTGTCCGAGTTATCAGGCTTGATCGGTAGATCCCCACGTATACTGTGCACGAAATTTCCAGCCAGGCTTGTTGGAGGAACTTGACTCTTCTCTGCAGATGGAACATTTCCAGCAGGCTTATCCTCGGGAGCTTTGGCTGCAGGTTTCTCGAACAGTTTCACAGGCTTCGCAGCAGAGGAAAGACCAAGCCGTGCTTTCTTGGATAATTCCATGACATCTTTCATCTCTATAAGACAAAAGAAGAGCACAAGGCAGACAAGTTGGATTTAATTATCTCAAGAGTATGTATGCACGCATATGCATGGAAGAAAAACCATATGTGTAAAATCACTCAAATATAAGACCCAGATAATCAAAGAGGTGTATATAGATCACAAGACAAGGGGCATTATTGCTGGCCTTTACATATGCATTTCGAAAGGAAGCTTCTGATTTGTGTATTTCCCTTAACCAACGGTGGAACCAGAAAATATTTGAAGGGGGGCCATGGCGGTGGCCAGCAGCCGGCGGTGCCGCTGTGACGTTTGCGCGTCAGCAGTCCACTGAGGAGTCTGCTGCAAACAAGAGGGGGTTTAAAATTTTTTTGCGATGTTGGGGGGTGCTGTGGCGTGGCCCCTGCTAGCCGCCGCCAACCCTctcaacacccccccccccccccgggcccGGTTCCGCCGTTGCCCTTAACTGATTATTTAATAGAGAGTTATATTCTTTCTTTTGCATTTAGGTTACAATACATATCTGCTCGTTTCAAATGATAGCTGCTTCTGAGTAGATCACATAATTAAAGAAGAACTCAATGCGACTTTATACAAAATGCAAAATACAATAAATGTGAGAAACGCAGGACACAGGTGGCAGACTTTCGAAAGTAATAATATATTTACATGATAGATAAGAAATCAAATGTAACATACTAATAGTCACGGATGGTTAACCACACTGAGGATTGCATATTTGCCTGCACACATTTGAGAAGAACTAAAAACTGTCATAGCGCCTGAGGCTGTCATAATTATGTTACTACCCACACAGAGCAATATGGTTTTCTATAAAATGATGATAGACTACAGAAAATGGTTAAAATTTAAAATCTTCTGCCATAACGCTATCTTTAGTACAGAACATGATCACTGAAATACACTGGGAAATTCCACATATTGTTCCAGTATGATGGACCGATCACTTACCTTTCAAGATCTCAACAGCAGCATCTTTCTTTTGGGACTCAGTTCCTTGGCAAACCTTCATTACAATTTTCACACGTAAATTTTAGAACTGATTAATGTTTTACTCATAACCAATGACATGACAAGCAAACTATCATGAGACATATCAGATATTCTTATTGGCAGAAGGTACCAATATATTTCTTAAAAAAAATGTAGTACGATACCACATATCAACATTGAAAGGCACACAGACGTTAACCTGATTACTTAGCAGACCCACACCACATCCATTCCCTGAACTCTTACTTCAGTCCCCATCATACCATAATTTTTTACTTTTAGGAAAATGCCACCATAAAAACTATTATGAACTATGCTATGAACTCAGCAAACAGATTTCAGTTCAAGAATCAATAGAAACTCCCATAACTCCATTCAGAAGCACAATACTACCGCCAGTGCTATACCCTGAAACACCGCAGACAAAAAcattccagcaccttgaaca
The sequence above is drawn from the Panicum hallii strain FIL2 chromosome 7, PHallii_v3.1, whole genome shotgun sequence genome and encodes:
- the LOC112899038 gene encoding lysine-specific demethylase phf2-like, with product MLPPATIPAHPPPPSESTTTSSPEQQQQPPPPPAPPSGVESEAPPKRRKVEEVGFQRSPYYTIRETVANLRGCVLQVCQGTESQKKDAAVEILKEMKDVMELSKKARLGLSSAAKPVKLFEKPAAKAPEDKPAGNVPSAEKSQVPPTSLAGNFVHSIRGDLPIKPDNSDTAGHMLVVETKKGLKPSKTTDHTKQQGGLPRGSYVIGGSPIGWNFLMWPGCKAVYYGLTKAEWLVRRSAR